The region GGCGAGGCTTGCGGGACGGGTAGAGATGCCTGTCCTTTGAAAGAGACTTTGACGGTCACGTTTTAATGAGAATACACCTGGTCCTGATTTGGCGACGAAAGTTGCTGACTGTATTGAGCGCTGTGAAGCGTTTGGTTTGGTTTTTGGGATTGGTGTGAAGTTCTCGTCGATTCAGAATAACGTGATTTAAGTCAATGATTGAATTCTCAACTTGAGAGTTTGATCCTGGCTCAGAACGAACGCTGGCGGCAGGCTTAACACATGCAAGTCGAACGCCCCGCAAGGGGAGTGGCAGACGGGTGAGTAACGCGTGGGAATCTACCGTGCCCTGCGGAATAGCTCCGGGAAACTGGAATTAATACCGCATACGCCCTACGGGGGAAAGATTTATCGGGGTATGATGAGCCCGCGTTGGATTAGCTAGTTGGTGGGGTAAAGGCCTACCAAGGCGACGATCCATAGCTGGTCTGAGAGGATGATCAGCCACATTGGGACTGAGACACGGCCCAAACTCCTACGGGAGGCAGCAGTGGGGAATATTGGACAATGGGCGCAAGCCTGATCCAGCCATGCCGCGTGAGTGATGAAGGCCTTAGGGTTGTAAAGCTCTTTCACCGGAGAAGATAATGACGGTATCCGGAGAAGAAGCCCCGGCTAACTTCGTGCCAGCAGCCGCGGTAATACGAAGGGGGCTAGCGTTGTTCGGAATTACTGGGCGTAAAGCGCACGTAGGCGGATATTTAAGTCAGGGGTGAAATCCCAGAGCTCAACTCTGGAACTGCCTTTGATACTGGGTATCTTGAGTATGGAAGAGGTAAGTGGAATTGCGAGTGTAGAGGTGAAATTCGTAGATATTCGCAGGAACACCAGTGGCGAAGGCGGCTTACTGGTCCATTACTGACGCTGAGGTGCGAAAGCGTGGGGAGCAAACAGGATTAGATACCCTGGTAGTCCACGCCGTAAACGATGAATGTTAGCCGTCGGGCAGTCTACTGTTCGGTGGCGCAGCTAACGCATTAAACATTCCGCCTGGGGAGTACGGTCGCAAGATTAAAACTCAAAGGAATTGACGGGGGCCCGCACAAGCGGTGGAGCATGTGGTTTAATTCGAAGCAACGCGCAGAACCTTACCAGCTCTTGACATTCGGGGTTTGGGCAGTGGAGACATTGTCCTTCAGTTAGGCTGGCCCCAGAACAGGTGCTGCATGGCTGTCGTCAGCTCGTGTCGTGAGATGTTGGGTTAAGTCCCGCAACGAGCGCAACCCTCGCCCTTAGTTGCCAGCATTTAGTTGGGCACTCTAAGGGGACTGCCGGTGATAAGCCGAGAGGAAGGTGGGGATGACGTCAAGTCCTCATGGCCCTTACGGGCTGGGCTACACACGTGCTACAATGGTGGTGACAGTGGGCAGCGAGACAGCGATGTCGAGCTAATCTCCAAAAGCCATCTCAGTTCGGATTGCACTCTGCAACTCGAGTGCATGAAGTTGGAATCGCTAGTAATCGCAGATCAGCATGCTGCGGTGAATACGTTCCCGGGCCTTGTACACACCGCCCGTCACACCATGGGAGTTGGTTTTACCCGAAGGCGCTGCGCTAACCGCAAGGGGGCAGGCGACCACGGTAGGGTCAGCGACTGGGGTGAAGTCGTAACAAGGTAGCCGTAGGGGAACCTGCGGCTGGATCACCTCCTTTCTAAGGAAGCTGTGGAACAGTAAGACGCCTGTCTTGAACAGGATGAACTTTCCCGTGCTTTTTAGAACAATAGATGGCGCCAGTCAGGCGACCATCGCAATGTAATACGCCACGGAATTGCTTCGGCAATCGGATTGGTATGGCAAGTGTCGCCGTCCACGTTTCTCTTTCTTCAAAAAGGATATAAACCTTTGGTTTGCGCTCACGCCTGTTCGGATCTTCGATCCTGGCTCCGCGAGGGCGCCGGACGACCGGCGACGGCCTCTGGCCTGTATGGGTGTTCTACTTTGAACGCTTTGTACGCTCGGCGAGATGGGCCCGTAGCTCAGTTGGTTAGAGCACACGCTTGATAAGCGTGGGGTCGGTAGTTCAAGTCTACCCGGGCCCACCAATGGTTTTTTAGATTTTACCTGATCCCTGACGGCTTTGCTGTTTGGGTGTTTGCGATGGTTGGGGCTTTAGCTCAGCTGGGAGAGCACCTGCTTTGCAAGCAGGGGGTCATCGGTTCGATCCCGATAAGCTCCACCAATCGCGAAGCGATTGGGTTGGTTTTGTCTTGACGCTGTCGCGGCTGAAGCCGCTGCGTGTCCGACGGGCCGGCCAAACGTGGCCGACGGCCTCTGGCCTGTATGGCGGACTGATCGGTAATCAAAATATCCTTTTGAAGAAATAAAAGTTTGCACATCTCGATTGAGATTGTGCCTGTTCTGTACGCATTGTGAAGAGAAGATATGTCTGGAAGCTTCCAGGTGTTTTGAACCATTGGTTCAAGGCGTCCGAGCCCAGTCTCAGTGAAACCTTGTGATGGCTTAGTCGGCCGGAATTGGTGGAGGGATTGGAGTAGGTAGGAAAGCTTGTCCTAGGCATTTTTGTTGTTGGAACTTCGGTTCCTCTGATGGAAATGCTGGATTGGTGTTGCCTGACCGCGCATCACCGGATGATATCTCGAGAAGCTGGTCTTAATGATACGGCCTCGAAGTGCACCGGCGTGCCTTCAAAGAGGACTGTATCGACACGTCGATGTCATCAAGAAATGACCTGATTGTAAAAGGTAATCAGGTCGTCGCTCCGAAAGGGTCGACTATGGATGAGCATAGACAATGAGAACGAAGAAGTGAATTAAGGGCATTTGGTGGATGCCTTGGCATGCACAGGCGAAGAAGGACGTGATACGCTGCGATAAGCCGTGGGGAGCTGCGAATAAGCTTTGATCCATGGATTTCCGAATGGGGGAACCCACCTTAAATGCTTGGAGAATCTAAGTTGTGCTTCGGTACGGCTTAGGTTTCCAAGCATTATGATAAGGTATCTGCACCTGAATACATAGGGTGTAAGAAGCGAACTCAGGGAACTGAAACATCTAAGTACCTGAAGGAAAGGACATCAACCGAGACTCCGTAAGTAGTGGCGAGCGAACGCGGACCAGGCCAGTGGCAATGCTGAATAAAGTCGAACACTTTGGAAAAGGTGGCCATAGCGGGTGATAGCCCCGTAGACGTAGAACAGGCATTGTCCTTGAGTAGGGCGGGACACGTGAAATCCTGTCTGAACATGGGGAGACCACTCTCCAAGCCTAAGTACTCGTGCATGACCGATAGCGAACAAGTACCGTGAGGGAAAGGTGAAAAGCACCCCGACGAGGGGAGTGAAATAGAACCTGAAACCGGATGCCTACAAGCAGTCGGAGCTCGAAAGAGTGACGGCGTACCTTTTGTATAATGGGTCAACGACTTAGTGTAGCAAGCAAGCTTAAGCCGGTAGGTGTAGGCGTAGCGAAAGCGAGTCTGAATAGGGCGTTTAGTTTGTTGCATTAGACCCGAAACCGAGTGATCTAGCCATGAGCAGGCTGAAGGTTGGGTAACACCAACTGGAGGGCCGAACCCATATCTGTTGCAATAGATTGGGATGACTTGTGGCTAGGGGTGAAAGGCCAATCAAACTCGGAAATAGCTGGTTCTCCGCGAAAACTATTTAGGTAGTGCGTCGATCGAATACCCTCGGGGGTAGAGCACTGGATGGGCTATGGGGACTCACCGTCTTACTGATCCTAACCAAACTCCGAATACCGAGGAGTACTAATCGGCAGACACACGGCGGGTGCTAACGTCCGTCGTGAAGAGGGCAACAACCCTGACCTCCAGCTAAGGTCCCCAAGTCATGGCTAAGTGGGAAAGGATGTGAGGATCCCAAAACAACCAGGATGTTGGCTTAGAAGCAGCCATCATTTAAAGAAAGCGTAACAGCTCACTGGTCTAAATAAGGGTCTTTGCGCCGAAAATGTAACGGGGCTAAAGCCATGCACCGAAGCTGAGGATAAGACAGTCGTAGTGGCTGTTTTGTGGTAGCGGAGCGTTCCGTAAGTCTGTGAAGGCGGACCCGTGAGGGCTGCTGGAGATATCGGAAGTGCGAATGTTGACATGAGTAACGATAAAGGGAGTGAGAGACTCCCTCGCCGAAAGACCAAGGGTTCCTGCTTAAAGTTAATCTGAGCAGGGTTAGCCGGCCCCTAAGACGAGGCGGACACGCGTAGTCGATGGGAACCACGTTAATATTCGTGGGCCTGGTGGTAGTGACGGATCTCGTGTGTTGTACATTCTTATTGGATTGAATGTGCGGCGAAGAGGTTCCAGGAAATAGCTCCACCGTATAGACCGTACCCGAAACCGACACAGGTGGTCAGGTAGAGTATACCAAGGCGCTTGAGAGAACTATGTTGAAGGAACTCGGCAAATTGCACGCGTAACTTCGGAAGAAGCGTGACCCCATGGTACGCAAGTATGATGGGGTGGCACAGACCAGGGGGTAGCGACTGTTTATCAAAAACACAGGGCTCTGCGAAGTAGCAATACGACGTATAGGGTCTGACGCCTGCCCGGTGCTGGAAGGTTAAAGGGAGGGGTGCAAGCTCTGAACTGAAGCCCCAGTAAACGGCGGCCGTAACTATAACGGTCCTAAGGTAGCGAAATTCCTTGTCGGGTAAGTTCCGACCTGCACGAATGGCGTAACGACTTCCCCGCTGTCTCCAACATAGACTCAGTGAAATTGAATTCCCCGTGAAGATGCGGGGTTCCTGCGGTCAGACGGAAAGACCCCGTGCACCTTTACTATAGCTTTACACTGGCATTCGCCAAGGCATGTGTAGGATAGGTGGTAGGCTTTGAAGCGGGGACGCCAGTTCTCGTGGAGCCATCCTTGAAATACCACCCTTATCTTCGTGGATGTCTAACCGCGGTCCGTTATCCGGATCCGGGACAGTGTATGGTGGGTAGTTTGACTGGGGCGGTCGCCTCCGAAAGAGTAACGGAGGCGCGCGATGGTTAGCTCAGACCGGTCGGAAATCGGTCGTCGAGTGCAATGGCATAAGCTAGCCTGACTGCGAGACTGACAAGTCGAGCAGAGACGAAAGTCGGTCATAGTGATCCGGTGGTCCCGTGTGGAAGGGCCATCGCTCAACGGATAAAAGGTACGCCGGGGATAACAGGCTGATGACCCCCAAGAGTCCATATCGACGGGGTTGTTTGGCACCTCGATGTCGACTCATCGCATCCTGGGGCTGGAGCAGGTCCCAAGGGTATGGCTGTTCGCCATTTAAAGCGGTACGTGAGTTGGGTTCAGAACGTCGTGAGACAGTTCGGTCCCTATCTGCCGTGGGTGTAGGAATATTGACAGGATCTGTCCCTAGTACGAGAGGACCGGGATGGACGTATCTCTGGTGGATCTGTTGTCCTGCCAAGGGCATAGCAGAGTAGCTATATACGGAATGGATAACCGCTGAAGGCATCTAAGCGGGAAACCAACCTGAAAACGAGTGTTCCCTATCAGAGCCGTGGAAGACGACCACGTTGATAGGACGGGTGTGGAAGTGCAGCAATGCATGAAGCTTACCGTTACTAATAGCTCGAGCGACTTCTTCGTTCCCATTGATTATGTTCATCTTCATCGAAGATGAAGATGATACTTCTGTCCTCACGCGCCAAAGGCGCTGCGGACGGACAAGTCACAGAAAGACGTGTAAATTAAATAGAGCCTTCAGCTCTCCAGCTTCTCGAAACAACAGTTTCCATGTGAAATCATGGATCTGTGATTGTTTTGGCCCAACACATCCTCATCTCGAGGGTGCCGTATGGCCAATTGGTGTCCCCTGTGAGCGTCAAGCGAACAGGACAAGGTACACCAATCAACAAGCAATCATATGATCCATGCAAAGCATGGATCATATGTTGCGTTTTGCCGACCTGGTGGTTATTGCGGGGCGGCTGCACCCGTTCCCATTCCGAACACGGCCGTGAAACGCCCCAGCGCCAATGGTACTCCGTCTTAAGACGCGGGAGAGTAGGTCGCTGCCAGGTCTGCAAAACGCAACACAAAACATCTTCTCAACGCAAAAACAAACGGCCAAAAGGCCAGTCAAAGGCCGCTCACTACGCGGCCTTTTGTGTTATAAAACGCAAAGACAATATCGGCGTACCACACTATGGTGCGCCCCTTACAGGAGACAAATCCTAACGGATTTGCTCCGGCAGTATGCATCACAGCCAAGCTGTGACGCAGTCGCGATAAATCCAATAGGGATTTACGCTTGGCGCGGGGTGGAGCAGCCCGGTAGCTCGTCAGGCTCATAACCTGAAGGCCGCAGGTTCAAATCCTGCCCCCGCAACCACTGAAATTTGTAAATTCTCCCATTCCAAATATTTGCGCTCAAGCTCCTCACCATACTGGTCGAGGAGCTTTTTGCGTTTGGCCTCAGTGTCAATCTCGCCAGACCCGATTCGCGCCATCAAATCGTTGCCTGCTGCGGCAAGGAACTGTTGCTCCATCAGATCGAGAACCTCCATGGATGCCATGATGGTGGCGATGTCGCCATGCACCTGCAGGCTCGCTCGCTGGTGGCCCGGTGTCTTGCCGATTACGACAGTCTGAATGAGATCCCGCACGATCGGCATGAGGCGCTGTTTGGCGTCTTCGTCGGCATTGGTACGGGCAAGGAACAGCAGCTTGCGGATTGCGACCTCGACATTATCAGGATTAAACTGCTGCTTCAGCTTGCTGATCTTCCCCTGAAAATCCTCCGTCGGCGCTTCGGTAGCGGCAAGCTCCAAGGCAAGTTGCTCACGCGTGACTTCCAGTCCATCCAGTTGGTCGTCGAGGATGGCAAGGCGCGGTCGGCCCTCGGCATGCCGGTCCTGGATCTGTTGCATCAGACCTGCCTGTGTCGATTTGATTTTTGCAAGTTCTGTAGCAATCTGATCTTTGCGGGAGGGGAAGCTCTTCAGCTTAGTGACCTCATGAGCGATCATCTTCTGCGAAATCCGGTCGAAGATATCGATGGAATAGAATGCGACCGGAATGCAATTGAGGACGCGCTCTTCGAGTTCTTGGCGCGTGATGGTTTTGCTGTTCCTACAGCATTCGCCGCCAAGCTCGTCGATCGGTAGACGCTTCTTGCGGTTGGTACAGCTATAGCGGTCCTTTCCGCTGATCGCATAGGGTCCGCCGCATTCCGCACATTCCAGCATGCGGCTCAGGAGATACTCTGGACGATGCGTCGCGTTCAGCCGGTTGGAGGAAGACGTATCGTAGTCTTCACGCGCCTTGGCCTGGAGCTTTTTGACCCTGTCCCACAGCTCGTCCGAAATGATCCGTAGATCAGGGCGTTCATGATACACCCACTGTTCCCTATCATTTGCGCGTGAGGTGCGCCGTTCAGTTGTCGGGTTCTTGCGGTAGTTCTGCTTGTTCCAGATCATCCTGCTGACGTAAAGAACATTGTTCAGGATTCCGGTCCCATCGGTGACGCTGCCACGGATTGTGGTATCACGCCAATATTTGGTGCGTGCCCCTGGAACTCCCTGGTCATTGAGTTTCTGTGCGATGTCGGCCGGCGACACGCCATCGGCATATTGCTTGAAGATTCAGCGCAAAATCTCTGCCTTGGCCGGGTCAATGACGTGCGGGTAACCTGGATCGATGGATCGCGATCTGATCAGACTTGCGAGTTAGTGATGGAAATCACGCCGCATCGATGTTGTCTGCGATGGGGCCACTGTTCAGCATTGCTCCGACCATAACCGTAAGATGATCTTCCAAACGTTCGTCGCGATTGGTCGTTTGCGTTTCTTGCTCCAGATTGGGTGCTCAGAGGAGGTGGATTGCGGTGCCTCAAAAGAGAAGAGGACGTTACTTCAATAAGGCTGACAGCTTCCGGACTATACGTAGGAGCGGCCTAAAATGCTCCGATGTTTGAATGTTTGAGGATTGTGCACCAAGTTTATATTGGATTTACACAGGGAAAGATATATTAAAATCCTGAAAATAATTTTGAATTGTAGCAAGAAAATAATTATATTGAATTAAATTCAAATATATAAACAATTATTAATGCATTAATTCCGTTATAATCATTTATTAAATTCATTTAATACATTGATTCGGAAATACTTGCGTTTTGTTGTTTCCAATTTCTGCAGTAAAATATGTGTATCCGGTCATTTAGACTGATCGGATGCCCGTAGCAACAACTGGAGACATAAAATGACCTCAACTCAGGAAATCAAGACTGCCGCCGCTTCTTCTGCCGCTTTTTATGCGGATATGGACATCCCGGCCACGGTATATGCAAAGCTGGAGGACACGGCGTCCCGCATCCATGAGCTTGGCCGCCGCACGACGGAACAGACCTTCCAGCTTGGCGATCACCTGGCGCAGGTGGCCGCGATCCTGCCTGAGGGTACGTTCAACAGGTGGGTCGACATCCGCTGTAACCTGAAAGCACGCAGCGCCCGCAATTACATGGCGGTGTTCCGCAACCTCGGGTTCTGCCGTGATGAACTGGTTGATCTTTCGGTTGGATCGACCGTGCTGTTCCACCTGTCATCAGCGACTGAGGATCAGATCGTCGAGGCGATCGCTTTCGCAAATGAGGCCGGCCGCCTAAAGGTTGCCGATGTGAAGACGATCATGGCCGGTACCCACGAGGACGAAGACGACGGGAAACGGAATGATCTGTTCTCGGTTGGCGGCTTGACCGGGCTGAAGGCTCTGATCGCGCTCAAGAGCCGCGAGGGTCTGAAAGTGTTCATCGACGATATCATGGCAATCTGCCGGGCAATCGAAGAGGCCCTGTCGCAAAAACGCGTCATCAAGGAGGCGCTTGCCAAGGAGGTTCAGGACCTTTCCCGTGTTGCCCGGCTCGAACTGACTAACCTGGCGCTGTTTGTCGAGACGGAAACTGAGTTGCGTTGCAACGCACGCGCCATGACGTTTCCGAAGTCGAGCGAATGGGCGCAGGTCCATGACATCCTCTATAAACTGGGAGGTGTTGAGCAGTGGCCGAAGTCGGGCGGTATGCGGGACTGGTTGCAGCTTGAAGTCGTGCCGGTCTTGCTCTGGGTGGTCTCCAAGGAACGCAAACCGAAGTGGCCGCTGGAAAGACCGACGGCTGCAGTTGCGACCGAACGTGCGGAGATCTCTGATCTTAGCGAGGGCGCTCCGGACGGGGTGGCCGAGGGTACCGAACCAACGGCGACCCGTGCGCAGGTCAATGTCGTGCCGCCACTCGCCGTCGAGATCGAGATCGATGCAAGCGAGGTCATTGATGTGAACGTATCAGAAGACGTGGATCCGCCAACTGCTGTGATGGCATGAACTCCACCATTGATGGCGGCGGCTTCCGGCTTCCAGACGACATTCGAGAGGGCCGCTTGTCGGCCCTTTCTTTTTGCCCGCATCTAGCGGCTGAATTGATTTGGCGCGGCGACCGCGAAACTCCTCACAGGCGGATTTGCAGATCGACGTGGCGAAGGCGCGATTGTCAATCGTGAGCCCGCTGTTAACCTTGTACCGGCTTTGTTCTTTTTTGTTGTTTTGGGACCTTGAGCCCGAGCGCCGGTCCTGCCAGGTTAAGGGCGTTCCAGATGACTGGGACAAAACGACCCAAGCCGATGCGCTAACATCGACAAGGGCCTGACCGTCAACCTTGGTTAGAAGGAATCGGGCTATGAGCACGAATACCGTTTCTGTCCCCTTTGGGGAAGTTCTTCGTTCTATGATCAACAACAGCGAGACTGCCCCATCCACCGGATCGCGTCAGCGGCCCCACGGCTATGGCCGGGACTCTATTGCCACCATGCATGCCGCTCCCGAACCTGCCGTGCTGCGCCGCCATCCGCACCTGGTTCGCTTTGCCGATGTCGCTGATGACCTCGATCTGCTGATTGATCGCGCCATCGCGGCGATCGCTGATGGCGAACCTGTCGAGGACGAGATCCTCGGCCACTACGTTCACATCGCCTCGCTCGTTCGCGCCGTATCGTTCCGGGAGGGCAAGCTTCTGGAACAGGCCGTCGAGCGCCTGGCCAAGACCAATCCCAACATCACCGTTCTGACCCAGTCCCTGAAACTGCCGCTCGTCAAGGCCGCCATGGAAGCTGTGTCCGGCAATGACTTGTCTTCACTCGACGGCATCAAGCTTGATTGCGAGGCACCGGCCAAGGGAACATACATGCCGGACCTTATCATTGTGAACCGCATCCGGCACACCGCCTACATTCTCGACCTCAAGAGATCGCTCGCCTCTTACGGCGACACTAGCCGTCTCGAAGAGTTGAAGATGAAGATGATGGCGTCGGCAATGGTTCTACCCGACTGGCTCTACAAGCATCACAAGCGTCTGATGGTCGACACCGTCGAAGTGGCGATCGTCGATGGTGCCAGCCGCCCAAGCAACCATGCCAATGGGGTATGGGCTTTGTCCGAGATCGACGACCTGCTGGAAATCGACGGTGTCGCCGCCTGCATGGCACAGTTGCATCTACGCTTCGGTCGCAAGGTCCAGCAACTTCTTTAGGCGGAGGCACGCAAGGCGATTGGTCTTCACGACCAGCCCGTATCTGTCATGCCAACCAGGGTGGCCTCTTCGTTTCCGGCCATCCGTTCTCGCATCGATCGCAGCGGTTCGACTGGGTCCCAAAGAGAAGATCAGGCTGTGCTCTTGCAGAATGAGGATCACGGTTCTGACGATGATGGCCACGATACCATCGACCCGCTCCATGGCGATCAGGATGATGATCACGAAGGCGGATCGAAACCGACCTACATCCGGATTGGCTTTGCGCACCGTCCTGTGGCGCACTGATCCCCTGACATCGTCAGCCGCTCCCTGACGGTTGTCGTCGGGCAGCGGGCAAGGTCGTCACGGCCGGGAAGCCGTGAGTTCCTACCATTCCTTCACCTGTCACTGGCGCCGGACCGATTGCTGTCTGGCCAAGGAGCCGTCATGCCTACCGCATCATCCTTAGTCATCCCGAACCCGCTCGTGCCGAGATGCTTGCAGATGATCCGGCTCTGCTCATCGGACTGGCACTGTGCCATCTGCGGCAGCAGGGCGGGATGGCTGGCACCCTGCCGGATACGATCATGAGCCGATTGCATGAACATGCCGCGCACGGTGATCCTACCTGCTGCCTGCTGGTGGACTGGCTCGTGCGACGCAACGGCGATGTTGCAGACTCGCACGGGCGAAATGCCGACAACGCGAATTCTAGCGAGGTCTGGCCTGAGCGCCATCTGATGAGTGAGCGCCGCCATGCAGGGCCAGGTAGGCCGAAACGCCGTAAGCCGTCGAGGGACGGGTCATTGGTTCCCCAAACGGCAATTATTGCCGCACTGAGGGAAGGTGGATCCGATGAATAAGCTGTCACGTCTGTTCGTTCGTCGCCTTGAACGCATTGCCCGGCGTGAGGCTCGCCGCAATGCGCATATCAATGGACTGCTTAATGTGAAGATCATTGAAATCGGCGGGCATGTGCTGCGTCGCTACGCACCGGCCTTTGATACCACGCGCCTTTCCGGTGATCCGGAAAGAGACCTTGCATGGCTGCGCCGGAATTTTGGCGGCTATCTCATGCCGCCTCCGCCCGCGTCCGACATTGTCGTCACCGAAACCAAGCCGCTGGCATCGATCCTGCCGTTTCTGCTGCCACGAAAGCAGGCGGCCAGCTACCAGCCAGCGTTGGATATGCACGCCGTGCCTATGCGGTCGGTCTCGTCGGACGTGCGGGCAGGCCACCGCTGGTCAGTAATATCGTTGCAGCCCTCGTGCTGTCACGTGCGATCAAAAACAGTCGCGTGCCGTTTTCCAGGATTGCGCGTGCTGCCTTCATGACAGCCCCGGTCGTATGGCTGCAAGCGCCGATCGCAGGCTTTGAACAGGCGATGCGGCGCCTGATCGAGACACAGGGCTTTATTCAAGGTGGTGCGCTCAACGGCATCGACGGAGACTATGTTTTGGATGACAGCGTATTCGACGGGAACGCGCAACCGGGCCGGGCTTATATCCAGTTCATTGGTAAAAGCGTCCATCGCCTCACCGGAGCGATGTTGCAGCGACGCCTGAATAACGCGTTGACACGGGATTATCCGGTTGTCGCAATTGCAGAACGTGCCGACCAGATCCCGACCGACATCAATATTGCCGCCGACATCGATCTTGTCGCAGGCTGGCTCGACTACCCCTTCATCAGCGCCATGATCGAAACGGTACATGGTGCCAGTGGGCTTGAGGCACTGCAGCAGTGGGTGAAGGCATCTGACGCGCATTATCTGACGATCGATGATGTCGTGCTTGCCTTCCGGCCGGGGCGCAGCGCAGGTGAGGCGATTGCTGTACTGGTTTCACTGACAGAACGCAATCGCATCGCTGCCCGGGACGGCGATGACGACGATGATGAGACGTCTTCAGAGGATGCAAAGAAGGCGTCGAAGTCGAAGGACTCCACCGGTTCGGACAAGGCCAATGAAAACGGTGGCAAGTGGAAGCGTGACAAGCCGTCGGGTGCTAAGGTTATCCAGCCGCAGCCACGGGGGTCATGCGAAGGCGATCGACCGGCGCTCG is a window of Agrobacterium vaccinii DNA encoding:
- a CDS encoding AAA family ATPase codes for the protein MTAPVVWLQAPIAGFEQAMRRLIETQGFIQGGALNGIDGDYVLDDSVFDGNAQPGRAYIQFIGKSVHRLTGAMLQRRLNNALTRDYPVVAIAERADQIPTDINIAADIDLVAGWLDYPFISAMIETVHGASGLEALQQWVKASDAHYLTIDDVVLAFRPGRSAGEAIAVLVSLTERNRIAARDGDDDDDETSSEDAKKASKSKDSTGSDKANENGGKWKRDKPSGAKVIQPQPRGSCEGDRPALAVETLSGYGKASTWALDLKADLADYLASTLAWSDMSAKLLLSGPPGTGKTTFAKALCNSLQVPLVVTSVSTWLQGTAVRFKFVDTAHGVDSIRIQAFGDDLDTKEGQHRAASQ